One Pullulanibacillus sp. KACC 23026 DNA segment encodes these proteins:
- a CDS encoding TlpA disulfide reductase family protein, whose protein sequence is MKTKLTITFLILLVIWGVYDVAQHYKTQIGIKVGNRSPTITLKNVNGQRSKLTDFKGDIVIVNFWATWCTPCQNELPVLNKFYNEHKKQKTVILGINATSTEKDQQHVITFSKNNRINYPILLDTKGRYSDLFQVKGYPTTYFIDSRGIIKKIYVGQITAKKLKSILSTIQ, encoded by the coding sequence ATGAAAACCAAATTAACGATCACCTTTTTAATCTTGTTGGTGATTTGGGGTGTCTATGATGTCGCTCAACATTATAAAACTCAGATTGGAATTAAAGTTGGGAACCGCTCCCCAACTATTACTCTTAAAAACGTAAATGGGCAGAGGAGCAAGCTGACCGATTTTAAAGGAGATATCGTAATTGTTAATTTCTGGGCAACTTGGTGTACCCCCTGCCAAAATGAACTCCCTGTCCTTAACAAGTTCTATAATGAACACAAAAAGCAAAAGACCGTCATTTTAGGAATCAACGCGACCTCAACAGAGAAGGACCAACAGCATGTCATAACTTTTTCCAAGAACAATCGGATCAACTATCCAATTCTTTTGGACACAAAGGGAAGGTACTCCGATCTATTTCAAGTTAAAGGTTATCCAACCACTTATTTTATAGACAGTAGAGGCATCATAAAAAAGATATATGTCGGACAAATTACCGCAAAAAAGCTGAAAAGCATCCTATCAACCATCCAATAG
- a CDS encoding cytochrome c biogenesis protein CcdA, with protein MHVTLSLALIGGLLSFFSPCVLPLVPAYIAVLTGGTVQSGKINTTKRLVLIRSIAFTVGFSLIFTILGTSASLIGHWFIHYQVILNKIGGLLIVIFGFQLIGYLKLTFLFKEKRFWLKTKHMNVLNAFIMGMFFAIGWSPCIGLTLASILLLASSSSTIQDGSIMLLLYSIGLALPFILIGVGMTCSFVMIKRINQWLPLLTIISGWLLIIFGLLMYTNQLDRLNAWLTG; from the coding sequence ATGCATGTCACTTTATCACTTGCCTTAATAGGAGGCCTCTTATCGTTTTTTTCTCCATGCGTCCTGCCGCTAGTTCCTGCTTACATTGCTGTTCTGACAGGTGGAACGGTTCAATCAGGAAAAATTAACACCACAAAACGTCTAGTTCTCATCAGATCAATTGCCTTTACCGTCGGATTCAGCCTGATTTTCACCATTCTTGGGACGTCAGCCAGTCTCATTGGGCATTGGTTCATTCACTATCAGGTGATACTTAATAAAATTGGTGGTTTGCTCATTGTGATCTTCGGCTTCCAATTGATTGGTTATCTCAAGCTTACCTTTCTATTTAAAGAGAAGCGGTTTTGGCTAAAAACAAAACATATGAATGTCTTAAACGCCTTCATCATGGGTATGTTCTTTGCAATTGGATGGTCTCCTTGTATCGGGCTGACGTTGGCTTCAATTCTATTACTCGCGAGTTCTTCAAGCACCATTCAAGATGGCTCCATCATGCTTCTGCTCTATTCCATCGGACTTGCCCTTCCATTTATTCTAATAGGAGTAGGCATGACCTGTTCCTTCGTTATGATAAAAAGAATAAACCAATGGCTGCCGCTTCTCACCATTATTAGCGGCTGGTTACTTATTATCTTTGGATTATTAATGTATACCAACCAATTAGATCGGTTAAATGCCTGGTTAACTGGCTAA
- a CDS encoding SCO family protein, with translation MKKIIVLLFASMFMTLISGCGLNSPSTKASGSASQNKPDNVTDVSNANWKVKDFNFTDEHGQPYGLSDLKGKVWLADFYFTNCVSICPPMTANMVKLQEKLKKAGAAVQIVSFSVDPKDDTPDKLIPFSKKYGADLSNWHFLTGYSFDTIKDLSVNSFKSAIAQPEKGSNQYTHGTSYYLVNQNGQIVKFYHGFSDVPFNQIVKDVLALDKKGPSMAMGGDMSMPMDSSSPLKVTIQGKKFKARQKSLLTVKVTEKNKPVADAEEVMFEIWKKGDQKNSKMYKAKNKGNGLYSLSFTFKTNGIYEVTAHVTARGSHTMPTKEMTVRH, from the coding sequence ATGAAAAAAATCATCGTACTTTTATTTGCGTCCATGTTCATGACGCTGATTTCTGGCTGTGGATTAAACTCCCCCTCTACAAAAGCAAGCGGTTCAGCCTCTCAAAACAAGCCAGATAACGTCACGGATGTCTCAAACGCCAACTGGAAAGTAAAAGATTTTAATTTTACCGATGAACATGGACAACCATATGGACTTTCTGATTTGAAAGGAAAAGTATGGTTAGCGGACTTTTACTTTACGAATTGTGTAAGTATCTGTCCTCCAATGACAGCAAACATGGTTAAATTACAAGAGAAATTAAAAAAAGCGGGTGCAGCCGTACAAATTGTCTCGTTCAGCGTTGACCCCAAGGATGATACGCCGGATAAACTTATACCATTCAGTAAAAAATATGGAGCTGATCTATCTAACTGGCATTTTTTGACCGGCTATAGTTTTGATACGATCAAAGACCTATCCGTGAATTCATTTAAATCCGCTATTGCTCAGCCAGAAAAGGGCTCCAATCAGTATACTCATGGTACCTCCTATTATCTAGTCAATCAAAATGGACAAATTGTTAAGTTCTATCATGGTTTTTCAGATGTACCTTTTAATCAAATTGTAAAAGATGTTCTGGCTTTGGACAAAAAAGGACCTAGTATGGCAATGGGGGGAGACATGTCCATGCCCATGGACTCCAGTTCTCCTCTTAAAGTGACTATTCAGGGTAAAAAATTTAAGGCCAGGCAAAAAAGTCTGCTTACAGTTAAAGTGACCGAAAAGAATAAACCTGTCGCAGATGCAGAAGAAGTGATGTTCGAGATCTGGAAAAAGGGCGACCAAAAGAATTCTAAGATGTATAAAGCAAAAAATAAAGGAAATGGCCTCTATTCCCTTTCCTTCACCTTTAAGACTAATGGCATTTATGAAGTTACCGCACATGTGACCGCTAGGGGCAGCCATACCATGCCGACAAAGGAAATGACTGTCCGCCATTAA
- a CDS encoding DeoR family transcriptional regulator: MLPYERRERIKALIRTNQTMKIAELSKELGVSEMTIHRDLKPLVEEGIVVKTFGGVSWVRSESKEVSLINECVYCRKVINERLAYRLILTNREMEVACCVHCGLLRGQQLGNQVFQAICYDFLRHTTISAHEAWFVTGTTLNLGCCKPQILPFEHRHHAEQFIKGFEGEILSLNEALEQLTLKTVNGTLHCHQKQD, from the coding sequence ATGTTGCCTTATGAACGACGAGAGAGAATCAAAGCTTTAATTCGTACCAATCAAACAATGAAAATAGCTGAACTTAGCAAAGAACTTGGTGTTTCTGAGATGACGATTCATCGTGATCTCAAGCCGCTCGTTGAGGAAGGCATTGTGGTTAAAACCTTTGGAGGTGTTAGTTGGGTTCGCAGTGAATCGAAGGAGGTTTCTCTGATAAATGAATGTGTCTATTGCAGGAAAGTAATCAATGAGCGACTTGCTTATCGCCTAATTTTGACCAATCGAGAGATGGAGGTTGCCTGTTGTGTACATTGCGGACTCCTTCGCGGGCAACAATTAGGCAATCAAGTTTTCCAGGCTATTTGTTATGATTTTTTAAGACATACCACCATCAGTGCACACGAAGCGTGGTTTGTAACCGGCACTACTTTGAACTTAGGATGCTGCAAGCCTCAGATACTTCCATTTGAACATCGGCATCACGCTGAACAATTTATAAAAGGATTTGAAGGGGAAATACTGAGTCTTAATGAAGCGCTCGAACAATTAACCTTGAAAACGGTAAACGGTACCCTTCACTGTCATCAAAAACAAGATTAA